One Streptomyces sp. R28 DNA window includes the following coding sequences:
- a CDS encoding DUF3817 domain-containing protein translates to MDIKTATALRRLRLVSGPEAVSFLLLLLCSVLKRTTDFNAVPVMGAVHGILFILYVIFWADAWNRTKWSLKTAALYFVLSVLPTGGFFAERKLKREAEDAVIASRARQEGVVNA, encoded by the coding sequence GTGGACATCAAGACCGCCACCGCCCTCCGCCGCCTCCGTCTCGTCTCCGGCCCCGAGGCGGTGTCGTTCCTGCTCCTGCTCCTGTGCTCGGTGCTGAAGCGCACCACCGACTTCAACGCGGTGCCCGTGATGGGCGCGGTCCACGGCATCCTCTTCATCCTGTACGTGATCTTCTGGGCGGACGCCTGGAACCGCACCAAGTGGTCCCTGAAGACCGCGGCGCTCTACTTCGTCCTCTCCGTCCTGCCGACCGGCGGCTTCTTCGCCGAGCGCAAGCTCAAGCGCGAGGCCGAGGACGCGGTCATCGCCTCCCGCGCCCGCCAGGAAGGCGTCGTCAACGCATGA
- a CDS encoding AIM24 family protein, with product MFRLQGSKVLAVDMTGDAVKAKNGSMVAYDGQMAFKKMSGGGEGVRGMVTRRLTGEQMTVMEVKGHGTCWFADRACEINLVNLQGDKLFVESSNLLATDAGLRTGTSFTGLRGASQGNGLFTTTVEGHGQAAIMSDGPAVVLRVSSQYPLTVDPGAYVAHQGNLRQSFQSGVTFRTLMGEGGGEAFQIRFEGDGLVYVQPSERNTIAGDV from the coding sequence ATGTTCCGACTCCAGGGCAGCAAGGTGCTCGCCGTCGACATGACCGGGGACGCCGTGAAGGCGAAGAACGGCTCGATGGTCGCGTACGACGGGCAGATGGCCTTCAAGAAGATGAGCGGTGGCGGTGAGGGCGTCCGGGGGATGGTGACCCGGCGGCTCACCGGTGAGCAGATGACGGTGATGGAGGTGAAGGGGCATGGCACGTGCTGGTTCGCGGACCGGGCCTGCGAGATCAACCTCGTGAACCTCCAGGGCGACAAGCTCTTCGTCGAGTCGAGCAACCTGCTCGCGACCGACGCGGGGCTGCGGACCGGCACGTCCTTCACGGGGCTGCGCGGCGCCTCGCAGGGCAACGGGCTGTTCACGACCACCGTCGAGGGGCACGGACAGGCGGCGATCATGTCGGACGGGCCCGCGGTGGTGCTGCGGGTCAGCTCGCAGTATCCGCTGACCGTCGACCCGGGGGCCTATGTGGCCCATCAGGGGAATCTGCGGCAGTCCTTCCAGTCCGGTGTGACCTTCCGCACGCTCATGGGCGAAGGCGGTGGCGAGGCCTTCCAGATCCGGTTCGAGGGGGACGGGCTGGTGTACGTACAGCCGAGCGAGCGGAACACGATCGCGGGGGACGTGTGA
- a CDS encoding AIM24 family protein, protein MTFREINSKMVEATVLPGQRLFSQRGAMLAYKGEVSFTPNMAGGQGGIMSMIGRRVANEDTPLMSVEGSGTVLFGHGGHHVQVINLSGDTLCVEADRLLAFEGTLQQGTMFLGSQGGVMGMVRGQISGQGLFTTTLKGHGAVAVMAHGGVFEIPITPQRPVHVDPQAYVAHHGDVRNKLSTALGWRDMVGRGSGEGFQLELSGSGAVYVQASEEKL, encoded by the coding sequence ATGACCTTCCGCGAGATCAACTCCAAGATGGTCGAGGCGACCGTCCTGCCCGGTCAGCGGCTGTTCAGCCAGCGCGGCGCGATGCTCGCCTACAAGGGTGAGGTGTCCTTCACCCCCAACATGGCGGGCGGCCAGGGCGGGATCATGTCGATGATCGGGCGCCGGGTGGCGAACGAGGACACCCCGCTGATGTCCGTCGAGGGCAGCGGCACCGTGCTCTTCGGGCACGGCGGCCACCACGTCCAGGTGATCAACCTCTCCGGCGACACTCTGTGCGTCGAGGCGGACCGGCTCCTCGCCTTCGAGGGCACGCTCCAGCAGGGCACGATGTTCCTCGGCTCGCAGGGCGGCGTCATGGGCATGGTCCGCGGGCAGATCAGCGGGCAGGGGCTGTTCACGACCACCCTCAAGGGCCACGGCGCCGTCGCCGTCATGGCACACGGCGGCGTCTTCGAGATCCCGATCACCCCGCAGCGCCCCGTGCACGTCGACCCACAGGCGTACGTCGCCCACCACGGCGACGTACGCAACAAGCTGTCCACCGCGCTCGGCTGGCGCGACATGGTGGGCCGCGGCTCCGGCGAGGGCTTCCAGCTGGAGCTCAGCGGCAGCGGTGCGGTGTACGTCCAGGCGTCGGAGGAGAAGCTGTGA
- a CDS encoding MFS transporter: protein MSSTPVVRPSYAAVLRIPYARRTFAAALLGRLSYGIVPLAVMLAVTRASGSYAVAGFVMALFSGTSVFLSPARAALIDRYGPRRALVPMTAAYTALLGLLTVAVWRPHGASPLVLGAVTAAAGACTPPLGPTMRAVFGRLAPDKALLQRAYSLDSVAEELLFVSGPLLVGVLVGFAPPALGIVVGAVLIAAGTAGFVSSPVVRGVTPGDAKAGPRGRGRRRVLRGIGRPVIAAVGVGLALGAVELLVVAFAEGRGHGSDSVAWVLAALSAGSAVGGLANGAVTWRLPAGLRLPLLAAGLGLALFGAGLAPGLGTLASAMAVAGLFVAPAITTAYLIADEAAAPEARVQAGAWVNTAVNAGGTAGTAVAGVLVGRLSTGWCFAVTGAVTLLAAVAVARGATRDGGAPEEAEEVRDGGAVRAA from the coding sequence GTGTCTTCCACCCCTGTCGTGCGGCCTTCGTATGCCGCCGTTCTCCGGATCCCGTACGCCCGCCGCACCTTCGCCGCCGCCCTGCTCGGCAGGCTGTCGTACGGCATCGTCCCGCTGGCCGTGATGCTCGCCGTGACCCGGGCCTCCGGGTCGTACGCCGTGGCGGGCTTCGTGATGGCGCTGTTCTCCGGGACCAGCGTCTTTCTGTCGCCCGCGAGGGCGGCCCTGATCGACCGGTACGGCCCCCGCCGGGCGCTGGTGCCGATGACCGCGGCGTACACCGCGCTGCTCGGCCTGTTGACCGTGGCCGTATGGCGTCCGCACGGCGCCTCTCCGCTCGTGCTGGGCGCCGTGACCGCCGCCGCGGGCGCCTGTACTCCGCCGCTGGGGCCGACCATGCGGGCCGTGTTCGGCCGGCTGGCCCCCGACAAGGCGCTGCTGCAGCGCGCCTACAGCCTGGACTCCGTCGCCGAGGAACTGCTCTTCGTCTCGGGCCCGTTGCTGGTGGGCGTGCTCGTCGGGTTCGCTCCGCCGGCCCTCGGGATCGTCGTCGGGGCGGTGCTGATCGCGGCGGGGACGGCGGGGTTCGTGTCGTCGCCCGTGGTCCGGGGCGTGACGCCCGGCGACGCGAAGGCGGGGCCGCGCGGCAGGGGCCGGCGTCGGGTGCTGCGCGGCATCGGGCGGCCCGTGATCGCCGCCGTGGGTGTCGGGCTCGCGCTGGGCGCCGTCGAACTGCTGGTCGTGGCGTTCGCCGAGGGGCGCGGCCACGGCAGTGACAGCGTGGCCTGGGTACTGGCCGCCCTGTCGGCCGGAAGCGCCGTCGGCGGGCTCGCCAACGGGGCCGTCACGTGGCGTCTCCCGGCAGGGCTACGGCTGCCGCTGCTGGCCGCGGGCCTGGGGCTGGCGCTGTTCGGCGCGGGGCTGGCCCCGGGCCTCGGCACGCTCGCCTCGGCCATGGCGGTCGCCGGGCTCTTCGTGGCCCCGGCCATCACCACCGCGTATCTCATCGCCGACGAGGCGGCCGCGCCCGAGGCCCGGGTCCAGGCCGGGGCCTGGGTGAACACGGCCGTCAACGCCGGGGGTACGGCGGGTACCGCGGTCGCCGGGGTGCTGGTCGGACGGCTGTCGACGGGGTGGTGCTTCGCGGTGACCGGTGCGGTGACGCTGCTGGCGGCCGTGGCAGTGGCGAGGGGCGCCACCCGTGACGGGGGCGCCCCTGAGGAAGCGGAGGAGGTGCGGGACGGGGGTGCCGTCCGGGCGGCCTGA
- the meaB gene encoding methylmalonyl Co-A mutase-associated GTPase MeaB, whose amino-acid sequence MQDVSTLVAQAREGRPRAVARLISLVEGASPQLREVMATLAPLTGNAYVVGLTGSPGVGKSTSTSALVTAYRKQGKRVGVLAVDPSSPFSGGALLGDRVRMSDHSSDPGVYIRSMATRGHLGGLAWAAPQAIRVLDAAGCDVILVETVGVGQSEVEIASQADTSVVLLAPGMGDGIQAAKAGILEIGDVYVVNKADRDGADATARELNHMLGLGESRGPGDWRPPIVKTVAARGEGVDEVLEALEKHRAWMEERGVLTERRRARAAREVETIAVTALRERIADLHGDRRLDALAEKIVAGELDPYRAADELVAGLTRA is encoded by the coding sequence ATGCAGGACGTCTCCACGCTGGTGGCCCAGGCCAGGGAGGGGCGGCCGAGGGCCGTGGCCCGGCTGATCTCCCTGGTGGAGGGGGCGTCCCCGCAGCTGCGGGAGGTCATGGCGACGCTGGCCCCGCTGACGGGCAATGCGTATGTCGTCGGCCTGACCGGATCTCCCGGCGTGGGCAAGTCGACGTCCACCTCCGCCCTGGTGACCGCGTACCGCAAGCAGGGCAAGCGGGTCGGCGTCCTGGCCGTCGACCCGTCCTCGCCCTTCTCGGGCGGTGCCCTGCTCGGCGACCGGGTGAGGATGTCCGACCACTCCTCCGACCCCGGCGTCTACATCCGCTCGATGGCGACGCGCGGCCACCTGGGCGGCCTCGCGTGGGCCGCCCCGCAGGCGATCCGTGTCCTGGACGCGGCGGGCTGCGACGTGATCCTGGTCGAGACGGTCGGCGTGGGCCAGTCGGAGGTGGAGATCGCCTCGCAGGCCGACACCTCGGTGGTCCTCCTCGCCCCGGGCATGGGTGACGGCATCCAGGCGGCGAAGGCGGGCATCCTGGAGATCGGCGACGTGTACGTCGTCAACAAGGCCGACCGCGACGGCGCCGACGCCACCGCCCGCGAGCTCAACCACATGCTCGGCCTCGGCGAGTCCCGCGGCCCCGGCGACTGGCGCCCGCCCATCGTCAAGACGGTCGCCGCGCGCGGCGAGGGCGTCGACGAGGTGCTGGAAGCCCTGGAGAAGCACCGGGCGTGGATGGAGGAGCGCGGGGTCCTCACGGAACGCCGCCGCGCCCGCGCCGCCCGCGAGGTGGAGACCATCGCCGTCACCGCCCTGCGCGAACGCATCGCCGACCTCCACGGCGACCGCCGCCTCGACGCGCTGGCGGAGAAGATCGTCGCCGGGGAGCTGGATCCGTACCGGGCGGCGGACGAGCTGGTGGCGGGGCTCACGCGGGCCTGA
- a CDS encoding PepSY domain-containing protein yields MKRNIVIATVAAAALIGGGTVAAYASGDDGSAPTQRQSNVRVADDRDDSAEDAAEDRADKADDTADDRDDDLTEIRSQARTAQVTAADAIATALKHTPGTAVAADLDDDGTDAWDVDVVKSDGTEYTVSVSPSTGKVLGAQRDTDDDNDGREDLAALKGAGVDAREAAQAAAAKGTVTDVDLDDDGPAAWSVETTKGEWKVDLKTGKVTQDHADDQDDRDDA; encoded by the coding sequence ATGAAGCGCAACATCGTCATCGCCACCGTCGCCGCCGCGGCACTGATCGGAGGCGGCACCGTCGCGGCCTACGCGTCCGGCGACGACGGCAGCGCTCCCACGCAGCGGCAGTCGAACGTACGGGTCGCCGACGACCGGGACGACAGCGCGGAGGACGCCGCGGAGGACCGGGCGGACAAGGCGGACGACACCGCCGACGACCGGGACGACGACCTCACCGAGATTCGCTCGCAGGCCCGCACCGCCCAGGTCACCGCCGCCGACGCGATCGCGACCGCGCTGAAGCACACGCCGGGCACGGCCGTCGCCGCCGACCTGGACGACGACGGTACGGACGCCTGGGACGTGGACGTCGTGAAGTCCGACGGCACCGAGTACACCGTCTCGGTCTCCCCCAGCACCGGCAAGGTCCTCGGCGCCCAGCGCGACACCGATGACGACAACGACGGCCGCGAGGACCTCGCCGCGCTGAAGGGTGCCGGCGTGGACGCCCGCGAGGCCGCCCAGGCCGCCGCGGCGAAGGGCACCGTCACCGACGTCGACCTGGACGACGACGGTCCCGCGGCCTGGAGCGTGGAGACCACGAAGGGCGAGTGGAAGGTCGACCTCAAGACGGGCAAGGTCACCCAGGACCACGCCGACGACCAGGACGACCGCGACGACGCCTGA
- a CDS encoding MarR family winged helix-turn-helix transcriptional regulator, with protein METETATRWLTDAEQCAWRTHLEVNRLLTYQLERDLQPFGLTMNDYEILVNLSESEDVRMRMSDLASATLQSKSRLSHQITRMENANLVRRENCESDRRGLYAVLTEHGMETMQKVAPHHVSSVRRHFIDLLPPESLTELDKALKPIAEHLRAQRGRP; from the coding sequence ATGGAGACCGAAACGGCCACCCGCTGGCTGACCGATGCGGAGCAGTGCGCCTGGCGCACCCACCTGGAGGTCAACAGGCTGTTGACGTACCAGCTCGAAAGGGACCTGCAGCCGTTCGGCCTGACAATGAACGACTACGAGATCCTGGTGAATCTCTCCGAGTCGGAGGACGTACGGATGCGGATGAGCGACCTCGCGTCGGCCACCCTCCAGTCCAAGAGCCGTCTCTCCCACCAGATCACCCGGATGGAGAACGCGAACCTGGTCCGGCGCGAGAACTGCGAGTCCGACCGTCGCGGGCTCTACGCGGTGCTCACCGAGCACGGCATGGAGACGATGCAGAAGGTCGCGCCGCATCATGTGTCGTCCGTACGGAGGCACTTCATCGATCTGCTGCCCCCCGAGTCCCTGACGGAGCTCGACAAGGCCCTCAAGCCGATCGCGGAACACCTGCGCGCTCAGCGGGGACGCCCGTAA
- a CDS encoding sensor histidine kinase: MRGRVFGSVRSRATLAATLVVAVALVAAGTAVLLSLRSNLVGEAGTEAEHTARAVATDIAIKRPDQPLSVDKDEPVQVVDENDKLLAASEDLERISGTGTDAVRPQPQTSPGGGGSGEDSDDDADDDLALEPGEISDHTTFTNGTATLDGETDDYRFAKVHVEVEGRGTLTVYAGAPLSAEQGAVRTALTVMLIGFPLLLGVVSAVTWLVTRRALRPVEGIRSEMAAITASEDLTRRVPVPDTHDEVAHLALTTNETLAALQTSVDRQRRFVADASHELRSPIASLRTQLEVGAAHPELLDLDGAVVDTVRLQGLAADLLLLARLDAGERPGDTRFDLGALAREEAEGRAGVTVQAQAVAVAGTRGQVGRVLTNLLDNAQRHARSAVTVTVRRDESGGAGGARGGGEGAWAVVAVADDGDGVAEADQERIFERFVRLDEARSRDDGGAGLGLAIARDVAVRHGGTLTVSRAPAGGALFELRLPQAQ, translated from the coding sequence ATGAGAGGCCGCGTCTTCGGCTCCGTCCGGTCCCGGGCGACGCTGGCCGCCACCCTCGTCGTCGCGGTGGCACTGGTCGCGGCCGGGACCGCCGTACTGCTGTCGCTTCGGTCCAATCTGGTCGGGGAGGCCGGCACGGAGGCGGAACACACCGCACGGGCCGTCGCCACGGACATCGCGATCAAGAGGCCGGACCAACCGCTCTCGGTGGACAAGGACGAACCCGTCCAGGTCGTCGACGAGAACGACAAGCTGCTCGCGGCCAGCGAGGACCTGGAGCGGATCAGCGGCACGGGCACCGACGCGGTGCGGCCACAGCCGCAGACCTCGCCCGGTGGGGGCGGCAGCGGTGAGGACTCCGACGACGACGCGGACGACGACCTGGCCCTGGAGCCGGGCGAGATCAGCGACCACACCACCTTCACGAACGGCACCGCCACGCTCGACGGCGAGACCGACGACTACCGCTTCGCCAAGGTCCACGTCGAGGTCGAGGGCAGGGGCACGCTCACCGTGTACGCGGGCGCCCCGCTCTCCGCCGAACAGGGCGCCGTCAGGACGGCGCTGACCGTCATGCTGATCGGCTTCCCGCTGCTGCTCGGCGTCGTCTCGGCCGTCACCTGGCTGGTCACCCGGCGCGCCCTGCGCCCGGTCGAGGGCATCCGCAGCGAGATGGCCGCGATCACCGCCTCCGAGGACCTCACGCGCCGCGTACCGGTGCCGGACACGCACGACGAGGTCGCCCACCTCGCGCTGACCACGAACGAGACACTGGCCGCGCTGCAGACCTCGGTGGACCGCCAGCGCCGCTTCGTCGCCGACGCCTCGCACGAGCTGCGCAGCCCGATCGCGTCCCTGCGCACCCAGCTCGAAGTGGGCGCCGCCCACCCCGAGTTGCTCGACCTCGACGGCGCCGTGGTGGACACCGTACGACTGCAGGGCCTGGCCGCCGACCTGCTGCTGCTGGCCCGCCTGGACGCGGGGGAGCGGCCCGGTGACACCCGGTTCGACCTCGGGGCGCTGGCCCGCGAGGAGGCCGAGGGGCGGGCCGGTGTGACGGTTCAGGCGCAGGCCGTGGCGGTGGCCGGGACGCGGGGGCAGGTGGGGCGGGTGCTGACCAACCTGCTGGACAACGCCCAGCGGCACGCCCGCTCGGCGGTCACCGTGACCGTCCGGCGGGACGAGAGCGGGGGAGCCGGGGGAGCCCGGGGCGGCGGCGAGGGCGCCTGGGCCGTCGTGGCCGTCGCGGACGACGGGGACGGGGTGGCCGAGGCCGACCAGGAACGGATCTTCGAGCGGTTTGTACGGCTCGACGAGGCCCGCAGCCGCGACGACGGCGGCGCCGGGCTGGGCCTGGCCATCGCCCGCGACGTGGCCGTACGGCACGGTGGCACGCTCACCGTGAGCCGGGCGCCGGCGGGCGGAGCCCTGTTCGAACTCCGCCTGCCGCAGGCTCAGTAG
- a CDS encoding cupin domain-containing protein — MEKMRPRVVDVNEIEPNRKRGGDLRTLLTPVTVGATSGFMGLAIMRPGERISEHYHPYSEEFVYVVEGRLEVDLDGETFSLRADQGLMIPIDMRHRFRNVGDEEARMVFHLSPLAPKPSLGHVDTEAPEISDDLKPYPLVQEESGRPERRGVLS; from the coding sequence ATGGAGAAGATGCGCCCGCGCGTCGTGGACGTGAACGAGATCGAGCCCAACCGCAAGCGTGGTGGCGACCTGCGCACCCTGCTCACCCCTGTCACGGTGGGTGCCACGAGCGGGTTCATGGGCCTCGCCATCATGCGGCCCGGCGAACGCATCAGCGAGCACTACCACCCGTACTCCGAGGAGTTCGTGTACGTCGTCGAGGGCAGGTTGGAGGTCGACCTGGACGGAGAAACGTTTTCCCTCCGTGCCGACCAGGGCCTCATGATCCCCATCGACATGCGGCACCGCTTCCGCAACGTCGGTGACGAGGAGGCCCGGATGGTCTTCCATCTGAGCCCGCTGGCCCCGAAGCCGAGCCTCGGCCACGTCGACACGGAGGCCCCGGAGATCAGCGACGACCTCAAGCCGTACCCGCTCGTCCAGGAGGAGAGCGGGCGTCCCGAACGGCGCGGGGTCCTCTCGTGA
- a CDS encoding AIM24 family protein produces MSPYGTPGGYGTPGGPAVFDPTTLPCDDNVNAYTFCVELKGSQWFLQKGKMIAYYGSIDFNGVGHGRLDRLVRTSFHSPLHASDWVVAEGSGKMLLADRAFDVNSYDLEDGNLTIRSGNLLAFQPSLALKQSIVPGFLTLIGTGKFVAASNGPVVFMEPPIRVDPQALVGWADCPSPCHHYDHGYMTGVMGGLRALTGLGGASGEEHQFEFVGAGTVLLQSTETLMAEQATGALPPDAGVPGAGGTHTGPSQAAGTPRLPGQLGDLQRRFGL; encoded by the coding sequence GTGAGCCCCTACGGAACCCCCGGCGGCTACGGAACCCCCGGCGGCCCCGCGGTCTTCGACCCGACGACACTGCCCTGCGACGACAACGTCAACGCCTACACCTTCTGCGTGGAACTCAAGGGAAGCCAGTGGTTCCTGCAGAAGGGGAAGATGATCGCCTACTACGGCTCGATCGACTTCAACGGCGTCGGGCACGGCCGACTCGACCGTCTTGTCCGTACGTCCTTTCATTCGCCTCTGCACGCGAGCGACTGGGTCGTGGCCGAGGGCTCGGGCAAGATGCTGCTGGCCGACCGGGCCTTCGACGTGAATTCGTACGACCTCGAAGACGGCAACCTGACCATTCGCTCCGGCAACCTGCTCGCTTTTCAGCCAAGTCTCGCGCTCAAGCAATCGATCGTGCCGGGTTTTCTGACACTCATCGGAACCGGAAAGTTCGTGGCGGCATCTAACGGTCCGGTGGTGTTCATGGAACCCCCGATCCGGGTGGACCCGCAGGCGCTCGTCGGCTGGGCCGACTGCCCGTCGCCGTGCCACCACTACGACCATGGCTACATGACCGGTGTGATGGGCGGTCTACGTGCACTGACAGGCCTCGGCGGGGCCTCCGGAGAGGAGCATCAGTTCGAGTTCGTCGGAGCCGGCACCGTGCTGCTCCAGTCGACCGAAACCCTCATGGCCGAGCAGGCCACGGGGGCGCTTCCGCCGGACGCCGGAGTACCGGGCGCCGGCGGGACGCACACAGGCCCTTCACAAGCGGCCGGGACACCGCGCCTTCCCGGACAGCTGGGAGACCTCCAGCGTCGCTTCGGGCTGTGA
- a CDS encoding response regulator transcription factor: MRLLIVEDEKRLALSLAKGLTAEGYAVDVVHDGREGLYRASEGAYDLVILDIMLPGMNGYRVCAALRAGGHDVPILMLTAKDGEYDEAEGLDTGADDYLTKPFSYVVLVARVKALLRRGGQGAGASPVHVLGDLKVDTAARRVFLGDDEVTLTTKEFAVLEQLVVRAGEVVSKAEILEHVWDFAYEGDPNIVEVYVSTLRRKLRAGLIRTVRGAGYRLERVEAAR; this comes from the coding sequence ATGCGCCTGTTGATCGTGGAGGACGAGAAGCGGCTGGCCCTGTCGCTCGCCAAGGGCCTGACGGCCGAGGGATACGCCGTGGACGTCGTCCACGACGGCCGGGAAGGGCTGTACCGGGCCTCGGAGGGGGCGTACGACCTCGTGATCCTCGACATCATGCTGCCCGGCATGAACGGCTACCGCGTCTGCGCCGCCCTGCGCGCCGGCGGCCACGACGTGCCGATCCTCATGCTGACCGCCAAGGACGGCGAGTACGACGAGGCCGAGGGGCTGGACACCGGCGCCGACGACTACCTCACCAAGCCGTTCTCGTACGTCGTCCTCGTCGCCCGTGTGAAGGCGCTGCTGCGGCGTGGCGGCCAGGGCGCCGGGGCCTCTCCCGTGCACGTCCTCGGGGACCTCAAGGTCGACACCGCCGCCCGCCGCGTCTTCCTCGGCGACGACGAGGTGACCCTCACCACCAAGGAGTTCGCCGTCCTGGAGCAGCTCGTGGTGCGGGCCGGCGAGGTGGTGTCCAAGGCCGAGATCCTGGAGCACGTCTGGGACTTCGCGTACGAGGGCGATCCGAACATCGTCGAGGTGTACGTCAGCACCCTGCGGCGCAAGCTGCGCGCCGGGCTCATCCGGACGGTCCGCGGCGCCGGGTACCGGCTGGAGAGAGTGGAGGCCGCGCGATGA
- a CDS encoding MTH1187 family thiamine-binding protein codes for MIVAFSVTPLGVGEDVGEYVADAVRVVRESGLPHRTDAMFTSVEGEWDEVMDVVKRAVAAVEARAPRVSLVLKADIRPGVTDGLTSKVETVERHLAE; via the coding sequence ATGATCGTCGCGTTCTCCGTGACCCCCCTCGGCGTCGGCGAGGACGTGGGGGAGTACGTCGCCGACGCCGTCCGAGTGGTGCGTGAGTCGGGCCTGCCCCACCGCACCGACGCGATGTTCACCTCCGTGGAGGGGGAGTGGGACGAGGTCATGGACGTCGTCAAGCGTGCCGTGGCCGCCGTCGAGGCACGGGCGCCGCGGGTGTCGCTGGTCCTGAAGGCGGACATCCGTCCAGGCGTGACGGACGGCCTCACCTCCAAGGTGGAGACGGTGGAGCGGCACCTCGCCGAGTAG
- a CDS encoding SchA/CurD-like domain-containing protein: protein MTTSPYTSQSAFDGSRMRVILLVDLHEGAQQEFLDAYEYMRDRVASVPGHLGDQLCQSLENPSQWVITSEWATAPPYLAWVNSEEHLETVGPLQSCVRELRSMRYSVVRETGRAHPDTGGLQTALRVGDGVTRHALTFTVKPGSESKVAEILADYAPPQARVDDSTRLRRTTLFMHGNRVVRTVEVEGDLMAALRHVSRQPEVRAVEEALNPHLEQHRDLADPESARAFFARAAMPAVHHVARGGPDPEGLTRHALYYPARAGCGMALARLLSRQDETAAADPAGPVHRSTVFQREDIVVRLIDVRGDPETDPVRALGIHGPRKAAVLARLLDGGALGVAGPPTGDREATRLLTHAEMALITDRRAAQP, encoded by the coding sequence ATGACCACTTCGCCCTATACATCCCAGTCGGCATTCGACGGTTCCAGGATGCGCGTCATCCTGCTCGTCGATCTCCACGAAGGCGCCCAGCAAGAGTTCCTCGACGCGTACGAGTACATGCGTGACCGAGTCGCGTCGGTTCCCGGTCACCTCGGTGACCAGTTGTGCCAGTCCCTGGAGAACCCGTCCCAGTGGGTCATCACGAGCGAATGGGCCACCGCCCCGCCGTACCTCGCCTGGGTGAACAGTGAAGAGCATCTCGAGACGGTCGGGCCCCTGCAGAGCTGCGTCCGTGAGCTGCGGTCGATGCGGTACAGCGTCGTCCGTGAGACCGGCCGTGCCCACCCGGACACCGGCGGACTCCAGACGGCCCTGCGGGTGGGCGACGGCGTGACCCGCCATGCCCTGACCTTCACCGTCAAGCCCGGCTCCGAGTCCAAGGTCGCGGAGATCCTCGCCGACTACGCGCCGCCCCAGGCCCGCGTCGACGACTCCACGCGGCTGCGCCGCACCACCCTGTTCATGCACGGCAACCGGGTCGTGCGCACCGTCGAGGTCGAGGGCGACCTGATGGCGGCGCTGCGCCACGTCTCGCGGCAGCCCGAGGTACGGGCCGTCGAGGAGGCCCTCAACCCGCATCTGGAGCAGCACCGGGACCTGGCCGACCCCGAGTCCGCGCGGGCCTTCTTCGCCCGCGCCGCCATGCCGGCCGTCCACCATGTGGCACGCGGCGGACCGGACCCGGAGGGCCTCACGCGGCACGCCCTGTACTACCCGGCCCGGGCGGGCTGCGGCATGGCGCTGGCCCGGCTGCTCTCCCGGCAGGACGAGACCGCGGCCGCCGACCCGGCCGGCCCGGTGCACCGCAGCACCGTCTTCCAGCGGGAGGACATCGTCGTCCGCCTCATCGACGTACGCGGTGACCCCGAGACCGATCCGGTCAGGGCGCTCGGCATCCACGGTCCGCGCAAGGCCGCCGTGCTGGCACGTCTGCTCGACGGTGGCGCACTCGGCGTGGCCGGACCGCCCACGGGCGACCGGGAGGCGACCCGTCTCCTGACGCACGCCGAGATGGCGCTGATCACCGACCGCAGGGCTGCGCAGCCCTGA